The Kineothrix sp. MB12-C1 genome includes a window with the following:
- a CDS encoding MBOAT family O-acyltransferase has product MTFSTVTFVLFFLPAVLFLYFLCPKRWKGARNGILLAASVFFYAWGEPINVLLILLCVGLTWILSKSVEQRKKWAVFLSIAVNLLPLAVFKYADFFLDNANRIPGIHIPLLGLALPAGISFYTFQVITYIVDLYREKVKRQKNLAYLTLYIFFFPQLIAGPIVRYIDIEEQIENRTSDWNGCFEGMRRFIIGLAKKMLVANQAGMAADAIGGLVSHEIGMGLSWIWVFSFGVQILFDFSGYSDMAIGIGRIFGFHFLENFDKPYHSTSITEFWRRWHISLSSFFRDYVYIPLGGSRVAKGRHIFNLFVVWFLTGLWHGAYWNYAFWGVYYFILLTGEKFFYGKYLEKLPYVAKRFLTFLAYMFGWGIFLFESNSMKEIALHLLKFIGITFGSGGITASQLQIQGNLLIVTAGLMLAMLPRPKWINGFQKRKPALYMAAEGILLLLLALVSIMTIVSESFNPFIYFRF; this is encoded by the coding sequence ATGACATTTTCAACAGTAACATTTGTTCTTTTCTTTCTTCCCGCCGTTCTTTTCCTGTATTTTCTTTGTCCGAAAAGATGGAAAGGGGCAAGGAACGGAATATTGCTTGCGGCATCCGTCTTTTTTTATGCATGGGGTGAACCGATAAATGTACTTTTAATTTTATTGTGCGTAGGACTGACCTGGATATTATCTAAATCGGTGGAACAACGGAAAAAATGGGCAGTGTTTTTATCCATTGCTGTAAATTTGCTTCCGCTTGCTGTTTTTAAATATGCGGACTTCTTCCTTGACAATGCGAACCGCATTCCGGGAATCCATATTCCGCTTTTAGGTTTGGCATTACCGGCAGGAATTTCATTTTATACCTTTCAGGTCATTACTTATATTGTAGATTTGTACAGGGAAAAGGTAAAACGTCAGAAGAACCTTGCGTATCTCACGCTTTACATTTTTTTCTTTCCGCAGCTGATTGCCGGACCGATTGTGCGTTACATCGATATTGAAGAGCAGATAGAAAACAGAACTTCCGATTGGAATGGATGTTTTGAAGGAATGAGACGTTTTATCATAGGACTTGCAAAGAAAATGCTTGTGGCAAACCAAGCAGGAATGGCGGCGGATGCTATTGGCGGTCTGGTTTCTCATGAGATTGGTATGGGACTTTCCTGGATATGGGTCTTTTCTTTTGGAGTACAGATATTATTTGACTTTTCGGGATATTCCGATATGGCAATCGGAATAGGACGTATTTTTGGCTTTCATTTTTTAGAGAATTTCGATAAACCGTATCATAGCACTTCCATAACCGAATTTTGGCGTAGATGGCATATTTCGCTTTCTTCTTTTTTCCGGGATTATGTTTATATTCCGCTCGGCGGAAGCAGAGTGGCAAAGGGGCGCCATATTTTCAACTTGTTTGTGGTATGGTTTTTGACCGGACTTTGGCACGGTGCTTACTGGAATTATGCATTTTGGGGAGTTTATTATTTTATTCTTTTGACCGGAGAAAAGTTTTTTTACGGAAAATATTTGGAAAAACTTCCGTATGTTGCAAAGCGTTTTTTAACGTTTTTGGCATATATGTTCGGGTGGGGAATTTTCCTTTTTGAAAGTAACAGTATGAAAGAAATTGCCTTGCATCTTTTGAAGTTTATCGGCATTACATTCGGAAGCGGAGGAATAACAGCATCGCAGCTTCAAATACAGGGAAATTTATTGATAGTAACAGCCGGACTGATGCTTGCAATGTTACCGAGACCGAAATGGATTAATGGTTTTCAAAAAAGAAAACCGGCACTTTATATGGCGGCGGAGGGGATATTGCTTTTGCTTTTAGCACTCGTTTCTATTATGACCATTGTAAGCGAGTCATTTAATCCGTTTATCTATTTCCGATTTTAG
- a CDS encoding stalk domain-containing protein gives MTACKKEEKEVIEPPQVETQSKTQESISTENNGQEEAEGKETEIAVYLNGNYLELMVSAYQSEEKVMVPMAEICEYFSRDLVCTQEGNTLTIVDEKMEKTIILTEGSDKALVNDKEVKLEAPTVLTEDGNLMAELSSFRILLDADCKYQEEMQSVYITESGLC, from the coding sequence TTGACCGCTTGCAAAAAGGAAGAAAAAGAGGTAATAGAACCTCCTCAAGTAGAAACACAGAGCAAGACACAGGAGTCGATAAGCACGGAAAATAACGGACAGGAAGAAGCAGAAGGAAAGGAAACAGAAATTGCCGTATATTTAAACGGCAATTATTTGGAACTTATGGTATCCGCCTACCAATCGGAAGAAAAAGTAATGGTTCCGATGGCTGAAATCTGTGAATATTTCAGCCGTGACCTTGTCTGTACGCAGGAAGGGAATACACTCACTATCGTCGATGAAAAAATGGAAAAAACAATTATTCTTACCGAAGGAAGCGACAAAGCGCTGGTAAACGACAAAGAAGTAAAGTTGGAAGCGCCGACGGTTTTAACGGAAGACGGAAATCTTATGGCGGAGCTTTCTTCGTTCCGTATTCTTTTGGATGCGGATTGCAAATATCAGGAGGAAATGCAGTCTGTATACATTACGGAATCAGGGCTTTGCTAA
- a CDS encoding GGDEF domain-containing protein codes for MNNRRHSILSDLSFQAVLILFFIAVLFISLDHVNLAANMIILCIVTILLLVTYFTSIKIGLILDIIFVFLLIALTVFETINKGNAIPANVYFWIFWPVATIVAISSYVRQHHLLDEENKELVRQIEKYVTIDELTQMNNLLGFERDASVYMNISRRYQMELELVLWRLTYQEDLNRLLGTTDMKKAIGQISDAIKNSLRKEDLVYIVDTEPYIWGTLLFSRPEAAEIVIAHVKEGVASAGLSELTKQKSFSLEISGTVVAYDGSMMTPLTFLNKAKKKLWLGEYQPEIWEEEPETEANNPNIEDRNGIQDKTIVETKSEIKEERKEVRRNEPRKSQPKNTTPSSKTNTTNNIHRHTPIDAFIDRLQKGRKRGNRTSSSRNTEQDTGVDKHGK; via the coding sequence ATGAATAATAGGAGACATTCTATTCTTTCCGATCTTTCTTTTCAAGCAGTTTTAATTTTATTTTTTATTGCGGTATTATTTATTTCCCTTGACCATGTGAATCTGGCGGCAAATATGATTATTCTATGTATTGTAACCATATTGCTTTTGGTTACCTATTTTACATCCATTAAGATCGGATTGATTCTGGATATTATTTTTGTGTTTTTGTTGATTGCGCTGACGGTGTTTGAAACCATTAACAAGGGAAATGCAATTCCTGCCAATGTCTATTTTTGGATTTTCTGGCCGGTAGCGACGATTGTGGCAATTTCTTCTTACGTCAGACAACATCATTTACTAGATGAAGAAAATAAAGAACTGGTACGCCAAATAGAAAAATACGTTACCATAGATGAATTGACACAAATGAATAATCTGCTCGGTTTTGAAAGAGATGCTTCGGTTTATATGAATATATCACGCCGTTATCAAATGGAATTGGAACTGGTACTGTGGAGGCTGACCTATCAGGAAGATTTGAACCGCCTGCTGGGAACGACAGATATGAAAAAGGCCATCGGGCAGATTTCCGATGCCATAAAAAACAGTTTAAGAAAAGAAGATTTAGTATATATAGTGGATACCGAGCCGTATATATGGGGGACACTGCTTTTTAGCAGGCCGGAGGCAGCTGAAATTGTTATCGCACATGTCAAGGAAGGCGTTGCATCGGCAGGGCTGAGCGAGCTGACAAAGCAGAAAAGCTTTTCTTTGGAAATCTCAGGAACTGTGGTGGCCTATGACGGCAGTATGATGACGCCATTGACTTTTTTAAATAAGGCCAAGAAAAAGCTTTGGCTTGGCGAATATCAACCGGAGATTTGGGAAGAAGAGCCTGAAACAGAAGCGAATAATCCTAATATTGAAGACCGGAATGGAATTCAAGACAAAACTATAGTGGAAACCAAAAGTGAAATCAAGGAAGAAAGAAAGGAAGTGAGAAGGAATGAGCCAAGAAAGAGTCAACCGAAGAATACTACCCCTTCCTCTAAAACGAACACAACGAATAACATACATCGCCATACTCCTATTGACGCTTTTATTGACCGCTTGCAAAAAGGAAGAAAAAGAGGTAATAGAACCTCCTCAAGTAGAAACACAGAGCAAGACACAGGAGTCGATAAGCACGGAAAATAA
- a CDS encoding cellulose biosynthesis cyclic di-GMP-binding regulatory protein BcsB, translating to MISKKIICSFALIAAMSLLITGNVSAEEQMQLHEENFSADHDLKGLFASCEEYFQVGDWEVEDAKATIIYTATTLVRQEVSDFTVSLNSEPIYSQKIPLTAGETQELTITLPKRLLTEGANSIRMESYIRTNENDPCEDDISTASWMVVREDSHVSVSYKPTVVCRNVADVYRQMTSIEGLENEKSAVFLPQGPTENELTSAAYLLSGISLNAILDYEKMALVEIEELKDMSAYRYGAYVCEYGRLPGNIKSLLSEEQKAAAEKGSIIAFVETQGGTDLLVVTGKDTTSMQNACRLFGNKSNMEQTKAVWRKVAAEEDVNVLQLPEVHYLLTQTGSYVSGPFIQTAFFTVPMNANKSIAAGSETEIHFRYAQNLDFDRSLVTVYIDDIPIGSKKLEKSSANGDVLKVSIPDDLQVTGNFALRVTFDLEMKDLMCDIRRQEMPWAYVTNESTVSLKTEEVPWLLFDYYPGPFIYEGRLNQVVIILPVEEGKEELDAMRKILLTLGRYQTDNSGTIRVCRADNMGDLSASNIISIGCLSDNPIVQQINNQLYFQFSPEGTTLRSNEKMKIEANYGASLGTAQLLYSPYSANKYALLAVSGVTKEGMAKAADYLGSVEKNWQIFGDGYVTDGELIACHRFGPDNGKQYSLLFEMTRQSSIAALLIIGGSVLLLMTLSLIMIWIKHRRDE from the coding sequence ATGATAAGTAAAAAAATAATCTGCTCCTTTGCCCTTATTGCAGCTATGAGTTTGCTCATAACAGGTAATGTGAGTGCAGAGGAACAAATGCAACTTCATGAAGAAAACTTTTCTGCTGACCATGATTTGAAGGGGTTATTTGCCTCCTGTGAAGAATATTTTCAGGTGGGAGACTGGGAAGTTGAGGATGCCAAAGCAACCATTATTTATACGGCGACGACTTTGGTAAGGCAAGAGGTATCGGATTTTACGGTATCTTTAAACAGTGAGCCTATTTACTCCCAGAAGATTCCGCTGACAGCAGGCGAAACACAGGAGCTTACCATAACACTTCCAAAAAGATTGCTTACAGAAGGCGCGAACAGTATCCGTATGGAATCCTATATCCGTACGAATGAAAATGACCCGTGCGAGGATGATATTTCTACTGCAAGCTGGATGGTGGTCAGAGAGGATTCTCATGTTTCCGTTTCCTATAAGCCGACTGTTGTGTGCAGGAATGTAGCGGATGTTTACCGGCAGATGACATCCATAGAGGGGTTGGAGAATGAAAAGAGTGCGGTATTTTTGCCGCAAGGCCCTACGGAGAATGAATTGACATCGGCAGCGTATCTTTTATCCGGAATTTCTCTTAATGCAATTTTGGATTATGAAAAAATGGCATTGGTAGAGATAGAAGAATTAAAAGATATGTCGGCTTACCGATATGGGGCATATGTATGCGAATACGGAAGACTTCCCGGCAATATTAAGTCTTTACTCAGCGAAGAACAAAAAGCAGCGGCAGAAAAGGGTTCCATTATTGCATTTGTAGAAACGCAAGGAGGAACCGATCTTTTAGTAGTGACCGGAAAAGATACAACGTCCATGCAGAATGCATGCCGTTTGTTTGGGAATAAGTCCAATATGGAGCAGACAAAGGCCGTTTGGAGAAAAGTGGCGGCAGAAGAAGATGTCAATGTCCTCCAGCTCCCTGAAGTTCATTACCTGTTGACACAGACAGGCAGTTATGTAAGCGGACCTTTTATTCAGACGGCATTCTTTACGGTGCCGATGAATGCCAATAAAAGTATTGCAGCGGGCAGTGAGACGGAAATCCATTTCCGATATGCTCAAAATTTGGATTTCGACCGTTCCCTGGTTACGGTTTATATAGACGATATTCCGATTGGAAGTAAAAAGCTGGAGAAAAGCAGTGCTAATGGTGATGTCTTGAAAGTGAGCATACCGGATGACCTTCAGGTTACGGGAAACTTTGCTCTGCGTGTTACCTTTGATTTGGAAATGAAGGATCTGATGTGTGATATTAGAAGGCAGGAAATGCCCTGGGCTTATGTGACCAATGAAAGTACGGTAAGTTTGAAGACGGAGGAAGTGCCGTGGCTGCTGTTCGACTATTATCCCGGTCCGTTCATTTATGAGGGAAGGCTCAATCAGGTCGTTATTATTCTTCCGGTGGAGGAAGGCAAAGAAGAGTTGGATGCGATGCGGAAGATTCTTTTGACCCTCGGACGTTATCAAACGGATAATTCCGGAACTATCAGAGTTTGCAGAGCTGATAATATGGGAGATTTATCAGCATCTAATATAATCAGTATCGGATGCCTTTCGGACAATCCCATTGTACAGCAGATTAACAATCAACTATATTTTCAGTTCAGTCCCGAAGGAACGACGCTCCGTTCCAACGAAAAGATGAAGATAGAAGCTAATTACGGTGCATCCTTAGGAACGGCACAGCTATTATATTCTCCGTACAGCGCTAATAAATATGCACTTTTGGCAGTGAGTGGGGTAACAAAAGAGGGAATGGCAAAAGCAGCCGATTATTTGGGAAGTGTTGAGAAAAACTGGCAGATATTCGGAGACGGATATGTTACGGACGGGGAACTTATCGCTTGTCATCGTTTTGGACCGGATAACGGAAAGCAATATTCTCTCTTATTTGAAATGACAAGACAGAGTAGCATAGCTGCCCTGCTCATTATAGGAGGTTCTGTTTTATTGCTGATGACTCTTTCGTTAATTATGATTTGGATAAAGCATAGGAGGGATGAATAA
- a CDS encoding diguanylate cyclase domain-containing protein, with protein MKNKRLSLGADIAYMILLVMLFVCVAFIVFSENVSFNVAALCIVFAILIISHFTAVTFGLILNTVVIFAGFSWYLYRQFSYGIPIQSDFYFWVIVTPLLTVISNTIFRNMLQIEEENIKLRKWAQHFSIVDDMTELKNIQAYEMEFPVYQRIAARYKIGFMLIVWQFRYADDLKRIIGKKGMEQTVAELSKVMANTFRREDVVYILSKDPYEWGILLLTNENSEELLKTRIKEKMQEMDFSEILGKNAPRLDVRVGVHFIEEDEDTPLLALEKAKNKLQYDV; from the coding sequence ATGAAAAATAAAAGATTATCGCTAGGAGCAGATATCGCATATATGATACTACTTGTAATGCTTTTTGTCTGTGTGGCATTTATTGTCTTTTCGGAAAATGTTTCTTTTAATGTTGCAGCATTATGTATTGTTTTTGCCATTTTAATCATATCACATTTTACGGCGGTTACCTTCGGACTGATTTTAAATACTGTTGTTATTTTTGCAGGATTTTCATGGTATTTATATAGACAGTTTTCTTATGGAATACCGATTCAGTCCGATTTTTATTTTTGGGTGATAGTCACTCCTCTTTTAACGGTGATATCTAATACCATATTCCGAAATATGCTCCAGATTGAAGAAGAAAATATTAAATTGAGAAAATGGGCACAGCATTTCAGTATTGTGGACGATATGACAGAATTAAAAAATATTCAGGCATATGAGATGGAATTTCCCGTTTACCAAAGAATAGCAGCGCGTTACAAGATAGGCTTTATGCTTATTGTCTGGCAATTCCGTTATGCGGATGATTTAAAAAGGATCATCGGGAAAAAGGGAATGGAACAGACCGTAGCGGAACTTTCGAAAGTGATGGCGAATACGTTCCGTAGAGAGGACGTTGTTTATATTTTATCTAAAGATCCTTATGAATGGGGAATACTTCTTTTGACAAATGAAAATAGCGAAGAACTTTTAAAAACCCGCATTAAAGAAAAAATGCAGGAAATGGATTTTTCGGAAATATTGGGGAAAAATGCCCCGAGGCTGGATGTCAGAGTCGGAGTTCATTTTATTGAAGAAGACGAAGATACTCCTCTTTTGGCACTTGAAAAGGCGAAGAATAAACTTCAGTACGATGTATAG
- a CDS encoding cellulose biosynthesis cyclic di-GMP-binding regulatory protein BcsB has protein sequence MNDKQEVLAAEESVSKTTWGTDTKLSGLFDSSTMYFHIGKWEVEEAQLELRMMISQLVNREVSYLTILIDGQPVETFSVPEKSREIISYMITLPEDMLTAEGTHSITVEAYLRGQTTDACVDDSSVSTWMNILSDSGVTIKYRSVGEISSIAEFYEKFVSVEALKGEHSMILTKEGTNDAVLTSMAKILSGFSQNAAEDYERIRAGLMHREMDVRQVPYVIYIERFDRLENFLLELLSERQKNYAKNNALICLLEYEGTKVLLVTGNNDTALQKAGDMLSNPDIIPTLTQKTEQISEEKDYRTDSYQWNEYIALTPFGAQVKGNFEQSISFIIECPTNRIPSESAQLSLDYRYSSNLDFDKSLLTVYINGTPIGSRVLTEEGADGTTELFAIPKDIGISGSYTVETRFALYPKGEWCELTAEEIPWAYISDTSMLKWTTTENTEVFFEYYPFPFIRDGEFSDMKILLPEEWEKDDLDVMAGLLLTLGRWQKSNAGKLEVISNPNLEALADTNIISIGAAGRNHMNTKELNLTGQRGCAILGISPYGNQLHAVLTITGQTNESMKKTLEFLGQYVRMWEMKGDLLYTDGESIKYTYIRQPEVRVEPPKVESPAVMDENVPLIIVCSVLVLILLAAAMLLIKYGGRNK, from the coding sequence TTGAACGATAAACAGGAAGTATTAGCAGCAGAGGAAAGTGTCTCTAAGACCACATGGGGGACAGATACTAAGTTAAGCGGTTTGTTCGACAGCAGCACGATGTATTTCCATATTGGTAAATGGGAAGTGGAAGAGGCACAATTAGAACTGCGCATGATGATATCACAGTTAGTCAACAGGGAAGTATCTTATTTAACTATTTTGATTGATGGGCAGCCGGTTGAAACCTTTTCTGTTCCCGAAAAGAGCCGGGAGATAATAAGTTATATGATAACACTTCCGGAAGACATGCTGACGGCCGAGGGAACACACTCTATTACGGTAGAAGCGTATTTGCGCGGGCAGACAACAGATGCCTGTGTGGATGATTCTTCTGTTTCCACCTGGATGAATATCCTTTCCGATTCCGGGGTGACGATTAAATATCGGTCAGTTGGTGAGATTTCCAGTATTGCGGAGTTTTATGAAAAGTTTGTTTCCGTGGAAGCGCTGAAAGGTGAGCATTCGATGATACTTACGAAAGAAGGGACAAATGATGCGGTATTGACTTCTATGGCTAAAATATTATCGGGTTTTTCACAGAATGCGGCAGAGGATTATGAAAGAATTCGTGCGGGACTGATGCATAGAGAAATGGATGTAAGACAGGTGCCCTATGTTATTTATATAGAACGTTTTGATAGGCTTGAGAATTTCTTATTGGAACTGCTTTCTGAACGACAGAAAAATTATGCGAAAAACAATGCCTTGATCTGTTTATTGGAATATGAAGGAACGAAAGTCCTTCTTGTAACAGGAAACAATGATACGGCATTACAGAAAGCCGGAGATATGCTTTCTAATCCGGATATTATTCCAACGCTTACCCAAAAAACGGAGCAGATTAGTGAAGAGAAGGATTATCGGACCGATTCCTACCAATGGAACGAATATATAGCGCTCACTCCATTCGGAGCGCAGGTTAAGGGGAATTTTGAGCAAAGTATAAGCTTCATAATTGAGTGTCCGACCAACCGGATACCGTCGGAGTCCGCACAGTTAAGCCTGGACTATCGTTATTCTTCCAATCTGGATTTTGACAAATCGCTTTTAACAGTATATATTAACGGAACTCCGATCGGAAGCAGGGTATTGACCGAGGAAGGGGCGGATGGAACAACGGAGCTGTTTGCCATACCGAAAGATATCGGTATTTCAGGAAGCTATACAGTGGAAACAAGATTCGCACTTTATCCGAAAGGAGAATGGTGTGAACTGACCGCGGAGGAAATTCCGTGGGCATACATTTCCGATACGAGTATGTTAAAATGGACGACAACAGAAAACACAGAAGTATTTTTTGAATATTATCCATTTCCATTTATTCGGGACGGAGAATTCTCGGATATGAAGATTCTTCTGCCTGAGGAATGGGAAAAGGATGACTTGGATGTTATGGCGGGACTACTGCTCACACTTGGCAGATGGCAGAAAAGCAATGCCGGAAAATTAGAAGTGATAAGCAATCCGAACCTTGAGGCATTAGCCGACACCAACATTATTTCTATCGGCGCCGCGGGAAGAAATCACATGAATACCAAAGAATTGAACCTGACCGGTCAAAGAGGCTGTGCAATACTTGGAATTTCCCCCTATGGAAATCAACTGCATGCCGTACTGACGATAACCGGACAGACAAATGAAAGTATGAAAAAGACGCTGGAATTCTTAGGGCAATACGTAAGGATGTGGGAAATGAAAGGAGATCTATTATATACGGATGGTGAGTCTATAAAATATACTTACATCAGACAGCCGGAAGTGAGAGTAGAGCCGCCGAAGGTAGAGTCGCCTGCCGTAATGGACGAAAATGTTCCGCTGATTATCGTATGCTCGGTATTAGTGCTGATATTGCTGGCGGCAGCGATGCTGTTGATCAAGTATGGAGGAAGAAATAAATGA